The Thunnus albacares chromosome 11, fThuAlb1.1, whole genome shotgun sequence genome contains a region encoding:
- the ecrg4a gene encoding augurin-A, giving the protein MASQKLCLRLMGLAALLTLLATRDVSSDGSSLHKILKRRDVAGAGTVSSKSSVAVTPSKAQEFLAKLSRTKRNIWDRSRPDVQQWIMQFMYMGYDEQRLEADLSYWMDHARANDQGRQHHYDENAPMGPRDTSSYRHGANVNYDYY; this is encoded by the exons ATGGCTTCCCAGAAACTCTGTTTGAGGTTAATGGGGCTAGCTGCATTGCTGACACTGTTGGCTACTAGAG ATGTATCCAGTGACGGCAGCAGCTTGCACAAGATCTTAAAGAGAAGAGATG TGGCAGGAGCTGGTACTGTCTCCTCAAAGTCCTCCGTCGCCGTCACTCCTTCCAAGGCTCAAGAGTTCCTGGCAAAGCTGAGCAGGACCAAAAGGAACATTTGGGATCGCAGTAGACCAGATGTACAGCAATGGATTATGCAGTTCATGTACATGGGCTATGATGAGCAG AGGCTGGAGGCTGACCTATCGTACTGGATGGACCACGCACGCGCCAATGACCAAGGGCGTCAGCACCACTATGATGAAAATGCCCCAATGGGTCCGCGTGACACTTCGTCTTACAGACATGGGGCTAATGTCAACTATGACTACTATTAA